From Impatiens glandulifera chromosome 7, dImpGla2.1, whole genome shotgun sequence:
gtAAAATCCATTTGagatgaaaataagaaagatatattttggcatcttgttatcaacaaaaaaaaaaaaaaaaaaaaaaaaaaaaaaaaaaaaaaaaaaactgaccTTATAAAAAGATTATAATCAACTCTTTAGACAGATCATAACTAAGATATTGAATCGAATCATTAGTTAAACTAGAACAATATGattaacaaaaattaacaaaaacataaactaaaaggaaaaaatctgaaaaaagaaagaaggaagaaaAACTCATCACCTATTTCATTGTCTATTTAGTTCTCATTTTCACTcactataatattttaatcatctTAAAAGAACTAGTTAATTTGGTTTGGACTAGTACaagtatttaacaaataaattgaaacaaaataaccaaactaagtaatttttaaaattaaatcaaactaatattttcatGCAGGTAGTTGTTATGAAGTTGTCATCGGTGAAATTGGTCGGAATTATTTGTATAggctatttaatttttttaattaaattaataacacttttataattacattatttaaattaattttattataataattcaaataaaaataatattacattataaacaaaataaaaaaaaatctattaaacacatatatttaaaaatctaaaaaagtggagaatatcatattaatttttacgAAAatgatgtaatatatattattaataaactattttaaaaaattataatatatttatatatgcagtttttattatataataatttcaaataaaaaaatgaaaaaatatttattaaatgaaattagtCAAGccgttaatttaaaataatgagaatagttaacaaataattaataagaaagcCCATGTGACAGGTGGCCGGGAGTATGACAAAAGCATCGTAATGGGGTCCACGTAGGTGAGCGATGTGATGCTGGCCATTGGATGCACTAATGAACGGACGGAGATGCGTGATTATTGGTGAGATCTGACTGacttatatatgaaaaaaatatatattaaatttttaatcagTGAAACGACCAATTTATctaaaacttaatatttaacttcatatataatacaatttaatctaatcttttatattattaatttttttttattgtatacataactataccaaaataataatttatatttaacccaatataaataataatctcACAAAATactccttttttattttattttttggtatgGTAGTATTCATGTTTCATTATTTAACATGTGGATATAAGAGGTGATAGTGGGTTGTGTCGTGTTTCTAGAAGTTTAAATTTAGTATATTATGTCCCTTATATATTCAAtagagataatatatttatggataaaataaaaaattatagttaataTGCTTGAacataatgtaaaaaaaaaaagttaaggagatttgaacttagtttaagaaaaaaaatgtacctAAAAGAGAATTGATGCCAAGATGTACACTGTTTATCTTAAAATCCTTCCTTTACTATTAGCATactaaagttttaaaatattttgatgcaTAAAAGTTaagttgataatattttttcccTCGTGTTTATACATAGTACAACTAATACATAGAttcactattatatatatatatatataaggtattTGGTTGTTTTAACAATTGTGttaatattcaataatttttatagacatatttttaattaattttaaattaactaagtaaccaaaccaaaaaaaaaaagtgaaggaaaataaaaaatttaaaacaaattttcttattaaaaaaattatgtctgaatcataacattaatatattagGTGATTGATCAATGGAGACCTTATATTGAGTTCTACTAGTGTCTGATTATTTGGATGGagtattgttataatataaagataatatatatgtaaattgtaataatattattaatataatatttaatataatttctctatattCTAACACAGTttaaatcaattcaaacaatGTCAAATAAAGATCTTGGAACTAAATATGTCTCATACTCAATAATGAAGTAAAATTTTTGAAAccttatttataatagtaagaTATTTTTCTAATCTAAACATTCTCTATTGTCATTGAGAGCTATTTTATTTGGACCATAAAGTAAATTAACCCACAGCCCATTATCCCCTGATTGGTAATAGAGCCCATATttagtttcttaaaaataaaaagtaatataacaaaatatacataaaactgaaaatataaaTCCACTAATTATTATTCACTTTCCTCAAATTGAAAATGTAAGATCAAATGTACCAATCTTGTTAAAATTTGACAAAGAATTCTTATATAAGAGTAGTATCCCttatatattctcaatttttttcttaaaaaaggttaaaaaacacTTATATCCATTGCTCAAATGTAAGCATGAGGTAGTACTAAAACGTGGATATGCCGGATATAGGATTAGCCAATCAGGAACCTTTGATTCCTCCACGTGTCAATCTGAAGAAACATGGGCGAAAAAACCTAAAATTGTTTGGATAGGCAAAGAAAATGCAACCACCCAGAAAATAAAAAACCTATCTTTCCCCCAATTCAAAGCAAAGACAGCAGACAAGAGAAATCTgagatattttgattttgattttgttttgttttgttttacaTGGCAACAGCAGCATATTCAACGTCCGCCGTCTTCAGCCCCTGCCGCCTACCCACAACCGCAGGAACCACCCGCAGCTCCGGGACACCTTACCTTCCTTCATTACCTCGTTTCTCCAGTTTGGTTCTTTCCACATCCTCAAAGAAACGGAATTCAGGTAATTTTAcagtttagtttagtttagttaATCATTTGTAGACTTTAatcataaaatacaaaaatctACTATTTTGCAGAAGAATTCAAGAGGTTTCAAGTGAAAGCATCTTCATCAGATAGCTCTGCTGATGCAAATGAACTATTGACAGATCTTAAGGAAAAGGTACATTTATAGATTTTACCTCTTCTTTATCATCTTACATCATTGTCCTGGTTCCTATAGTGGGATGCTGTGGAAAACAAATCCACTGTGATTGCATATGGAGGTGGTGCCATAGTTGCAGTGTGGTTATCTTCTGTTTTTATTGGCGCAGTCAATACAATTCCACTggtaaatgaataatttaagcAGAACAAGTAGTATTCTATATTGAAAATGGAGAATTGATTCTGATAATGAGAAGAAACAATACAATCAATCAATGACAGCTGCCTAAGATACTTGAGCTGGTTGGGCTTGGATATACAGGATGGTTTGTTTATCGGTATCTTCTGTACAAGGTAATACCACTTTCCTTTGTTTTTCACATATATCTTTCTGGGTTTTGAACATTATTGTGGTTGGTGGCAGGATACTAGAAAAGAACTTGTAACAGACATTGAAgggttgaagaagaagattgcTGGTACTGAATAGAGTAtgtgtttatttgaaattggtaATTAGTAGTAATATAGAGTTTGATATGTATGGTATgtgtatgaattgaattgaattgaatgacCTTTTCTAGCTAGCTCCT
This genomic window contains:
- the LOC124910716 gene encoding protein CURVATURE THYLAKOID 1A, chloroplastic codes for the protein MATAAYSTSAVFSPCRLPTTAGTTRSSGTPYLPSLPRFSSLVLSTSSKKRNSEEFKRFQVKASSSDSSADANELLTDLKEKWDAVENKSTVIAYGGGAIVAVWLSSVFIGAVNTIPLLPKILELVGLGYTGWFVYRYLLYKDTRKELVTDIEGLKKKIAGTE